In the Acanthopagrus latus isolate v.2019 chromosome 23, fAcaLat1.1, whole genome shotgun sequence genome, one interval contains:
- the LOC119013275 gene encoding inward rectifier potassium channel 2, translating into MGSVRSHRYSIVSSEEDGMKLAAIAVPNGYGNGNVNKPHTEHQHQSRFVRKDGHCNVQFINMSEKGQRYLADIFTTCVDIRWRWMLLIFCLSFLLSWLFFGLVFWVVALSYGDLENDTQMCVSNVDSFTAAFLFSVETQTTIGYGYRYVTEECPIAVFMVVFQSIVGCIIDAFIIGAVMAKMAKPKKRNETLVFSHYATVAMRDGKLCLMWRVGNLRKSHLVEAHVRAQLLKSRTTAEGEFIPLDQVDIDVGFDSGIDRIFLVSPITIVHEIDEDSPFYEMSKRELETSEFEIVVILEGMVEATAMTTQCRSSYVASEILWGHRFEPVLFEEKNYYKVDYSRFDNTYEVPSTPDCSARELAEKKSDASSSRNSFCYENEVALEKVEMEEEFEEEENREMRGVEVGALEDTITDVVSDSECNLDSLPLESRPLTAESEI; encoded by the coding sequence ATGGGGAGTGTGCGAAGCCACCGTTACAGCATCGTGTCCTCTGAGGAAGACGGCATGAAGCTGGCCGCCATTGCCGTCCCGAACGGTTACGGAAATGGCAACGTGAACAAGCCGCACACAGAGCACCAACATCAGAGCCGCTTCGTCAGGAAGGACGGCCACTGCAATGTGCAGTTTATCAATATGAGTGAGAAAGGCCAGCGGTACCTGGCAGATATCTTCACCACCTGCGTGGACATCCGCTGGCGCTGGATGCTGCTCATCTTCTGCCTTTCTTTCCTGCTGTCGTGGCTGTTTTTTGGCTTAGTCTTCTGGGTAGTGGCCCTCTCGTACGGGGACCTAGAGAATGATACTCAGATGTGTGTTTCCAATGTGGACAGCTTCACCGCTGCATTCTTGTTCTCAGTGGAAACCCAAACCACTATTGGCTATGGTTACCGCTATGTGACAGAGGAGTGCCCCATTGCCGTCTTCATGGTTGTCTTCCAAAGCATTGTGGGCTGCATCATCGATGCTTTCATCATTGGCGCTGTCATGGCCAAGATGGCCAAGCCCAAAAAGAGGAATGAGACCTTGGTGTTCAGCCATTATGCTACAGTGGCCATGAGGGATGGTAAACTTTGCTTGATGTGGCGTGTGGGGAACCTGAGGAAGAGTCACCTGGTGGAGGCCCACGTCAGGGCCCAGCTGCTCAAGTCGCGCACCACCGCCGAGGGTGAGTTCATCCCTCTGGATCAGGTAGACATTGACGTGGGCTTTGATAGCGGCATTGACAGAATCTTCCTGGTGTCTCCAATCACCATCGTGCACGAGATTGACGAGGACAGCCCGTTCTACGAGATGAGCAAACGGGAGTTGGAGACATCAGAGTTTGAGATCGTAGTGATTCTGGAGGGCATGGTCGAGGCCACAGCCATGACCACGCAGTGTCGGAGTTCCTACGTGGCCAGCGAGATCCTCTGGGGCCACCGCTTCGAGCCGGTGCTCTTCGAGGAAAAGAACTACTACAAAGTGGACTACTCTCGCTTCGACAACACGTACGAGGTACCCAGCACGCCCGACTGTAGCGCCCGGGAACTAGCCGAGAAGAAGTCTGACGCCTCCAGCTCAAGGAACTCCTTTTGTTACGAGAACGAGGTGGCTCTCGAGAAAGTCGAAATGGAGGAGGAGTTCGAGGAAGAGGAGAACAGGGAGATGAGGGGTGTCGAGGTTGGTGCACTTGAGGACACAATCACAGATGTGGTGTCAGACTCTGAATGCAATCTGGACTCTTTGCCTTTGGAATCAAGGCCTTTGACAGCAGAATCAGAAATATGA